A stretch of the Ornithodoros turicata isolate Travis chromosome 4, ASM3712646v1, whole genome shotgun sequence genome encodes the following:
- the LOC135390790 gene encoding uncharacterized protein LOC135390790 isoform X2 has translation MFSLVWVSAFIVSAVPATKITEEQMKVLLITRAQEGFHVRFNNPLHLNGHHRMRALIKGLNNFTLFTIVVKYLDNDMSGLYLKDAVGDGLGATRNIITQDGRLLLKTVQGLNRTVMESDHNVTLEEKTPYVIQFYALPHLGVDIDGIGVQGRMYQNFLQESMVLETFCSGSMAIYEYHHTYLPTELQPENNPNGTEGTVGPHSVFLINDTLEFPDTVQLGEGGVIRLRGRFMFEGNTTGPPATIFMDGKKVALIEPSPSVKIVLKLFHKRLLLEVEDVRFIQPPNEVKEWHYDKIGKISISEEFKPSNIEVFTEANYLDLRRNDPDTHDCQ, from the exons ATGTTTTCTCTGGTCTGGGTGTCCGCTTTCATCGTGTCCGCTGTACCAGCAACGAAGATTACCGAAGAGCAGATGAAAGTGCTTCTCATAACCCGTGCGCAAGAAGGCTTCCACGTCAGATTCAAC AATCCTTTGCACCTCAACGGCCACCATAGGATGCGAGCTCTCATCAAGGGACTCAATAATTTTACCCTTTTCACCATCGTTGTGAAATACCTGGACAACGACAT GAGCGGACTGTACCTGAAAGATGCAGTGGGGGACGGACTAGGAGCTACGCGAAATATTATCACGCAGGACGGCAGGTTGTTGCTGAAAACAGTCCAAGGTCTCAATCGAACGGTCATGGAAAGTGACCACAATGTAACGCTAGAAGAAAAGACGCCGTACGTCATTCAGTTCTACGCATTGCCTCACCTTGGG GTTGACATTGACGGCATCGGGGTCCAGGGGAGAATGTACCAGAACTTCCTACAGGAATCGATGGTACTCGAAACATTTTGCTCCGGAAGCATGGCGATTTACGAGTACCATCACACGTACCTGCCGACCGAACTTCAACCAGAAAACAACCCGAACGGTACCGAAGGCACAGTTGGGCCCCACAGCGTCTTCCTCATC AACGATACCCTCGAGTTCCCAGACACGGTGCAATTGGGAGAAGGTGGCGTCATCCGTCTACGCGGCAGATTCATGTTCGAGGGAAACACTACTGGACCCCC GGCGACGATATTCATGGACGGCAAGAAGGTGGCCCTCATCGAACCATCTCCCAGCGTCAAAATCGTCCTGAAACTCTTTCATAAGAGGCTGCTCTTGGAAGTGGAGGACGTGCGCTTCATTCAGCCACCGAATGAAGTCAAAGAATGGCATTACGATAAGATCGGAAAGATCTCCATCAGCGAGGAATTCAAGCCGTCAAACATCGAAGTG TTCACCGAAGCCAACTACCTGGACCTGCGAAGGAACGACCCCGACACACACGACTGCCAGTGA
- the LOC135390790 gene encoding uncharacterized protein LOC135390790 isoform X1 — MHNDSEKTTMFSLVWVSAFIVSAVPATKITEEQMKVLLITRAQEGFHVRFNNPLHLNGHHRMRALIKGLNNFTLFTIVVKYLDNDMSGLYLKDAVGDGLGATRNIITQDGRLLLKTVQGLNRTVMESDHNVTLEEKTPYVIQFYALPHLGVDIDGIGVQGRMYQNFLQESMVLETFCSGSMAIYEYHHTYLPTELQPENNPNGTEGTVGPHSVFLINDTLEFPDTVQLGEGGVIRLRGRFMFEGNTTGPPATIFMDGKKVALIEPSPSVKIVLKLFHKRLLLEVEDVRFIQPPNEVKEWHYDKIGKISISEEFKPSNIEVFTEANYLDLRRNDPDTHDCQ; from the exons ATGCATAACGATTCTGAAAAAAC AACCATGTTTTCTCTGGTCTGGGTGTCCGCTTTCATCGTGTCCGCTGTACCAGCAACGAAGATTACCGAAGAGCAGATGAAAGTGCTTCTCATAACCCGTGCGCAAGAAGGCTTCCACGTCAGATTCAAC AATCCTTTGCACCTCAACGGCCACCATAGGATGCGAGCTCTCATCAAGGGACTCAATAATTTTACCCTTTTCACCATCGTTGTGAAATACCTGGACAACGACAT GAGCGGACTGTACCTGAAAGATGCAGTGGGGGACGGACTAGGAGCTACGCGAAATATTATCACGCAGGACGGCAGGTTGTTGCTGAAAACAGTCCAAGGTCTCAATCGAACGGTCATGGAAAGTGACCACAATGTAACGCTAGAAGAAAAGACGCCGTACGTCATTCAGTTCTACGCATTGCCTCACCTTGGG GTTGACATTGACGGCATCGGGGTCCAGGGGAGAATGTACCAGAACTTCCTACAGGAATCGATGGTACTCGAAACATTTTGCTCCGGAAGCATGGCGATTTACGAGTACCATCACACGTACCTGCCGACCGAACTTCAACCAGAAAACAACCCGAACGGTACCGAAGGCACAGTTGGGCCCCACAGCGTCTTCCTCATC AACGATACCCTCGAGTTCCCAGACACGGTGCAATTGGGAGAAGGTGGCGTCATCCGTCTACGCGGCAGATTCATGTTCGAGGGAAACACTACTGGACCCCC GGCGACGATATTCATGGACGGCAAGAAGGTGGCCCTCATCGAACCATCTCCCAGCGTCAAAATCGTCCTGAAACTCTTTCATAAGAGGCTGCTCTTGGAAGTGGAGGACGTGCGCTTCATTCAGCCACCGAATGAAGTCAAAGAATGGCATTACGATAAGATCGGAAAGATCTCCATCAGCGAGGAATTCAAGCCGTCAAACATCGAAGTG TTCACCGAAGCCAACTACCTGGACCTGCGAAGGAACGACCCCGACACACACGACTGCCAGTGA